GGACGACAGCGCTTCGCCGCCGCGCGCCAGGTCGAGCGGGGCCGACACGGCGCAGGCGGCATCGATGAATTCGGCGCCGTGGCCCGATTCGCCCAGCCAGCGCAGCAGCGCATTGCCGCCCAGCGAGACGCCGGCCGCATACAGCACTCCCTGGTGCCGGGCGCGCAAGGCGCGCAGGATCCAGTCGATCTCGCCGGCGTCGCCCGAGTGGTAAAAGCGCGGCGCCAGGTTGGCTTCGCCGGAGCAGCCGCGAAAATGCGGCACCACGCCCGACCAGCCGCGCGCGCCGAGGGCCGCCATCAGGCCGCGCGCGTAATGGCTGTTCGAACTGCCTTCCAGGCCATGGAACAGCACCACCAGCGGCCGGCCTGGCTGGCCATCCACGAAATCGAGGTCGACGAAGTCGCCATCCGCGCTATGCCAGCGCTCGCGCCGGTAGGCGACCGGCGGCTTGGCGATGCAGGTCGCGGGATAGATGGTTTGCAGGTGGCCGCCAGGCAGCCAGATCGGAGAAGGGTAGTGCATGAAATAAAGGCAGTGCAGTCGAGAATCCACCACCATTGTCAGCCCTAAAACGTCGTTCCCGCGAAGGCGGGAACCCAAGCTTGCGGGCGTATCGATAGCGCGTGCAGAACTTGGGTTCCCGCCTTCGCGGGAACGACGTGTTCACTACAGCGAAAAGTGTCAGTGGTGCTTGACGACGGTGCCCGGCGCCAGGCGGTAGCCGGTGCCGCAGTACGGGCACTTGGCTTCGCCATGGTGGTCGAAATCGAGGAAGACGCGCGGGTGCGAGGACCACAGCGGCATGGCCGGGTTGGGGCAGTAGGCCGGCAGGTCCTTGGCCGTGAGCTCCACCACAGGCATCGTCTTTTGGTTCATCTGTTTCTCTCCGTCAGGCAAATTGGGCAAAGACTGGATTTTAACGGATTCGCTCTATTGTCGAAATGACCGTAAAATAATGCACTCAACATAAAGAGCACGAACGGCGCCTGCTATATTGGGCATCCAACTGGTGCCACATCCTCTCATGCGCTTTTTGCCCGACCGTTTCACGCCCACCATTACCGCCGCCATCCCCGGTTGCCGTTGCAAGAACGCCACATGTGCTGCGGTCGTGCGCGCGCTGCGGCCAGCCGCATGAGCGCGGAAGACGGGCAGGGCCGGCATCCCGCTTCCATCGGCGACGCCCCGAACCGCGAGGCCTGGAGCGACGGTTTCAAGACCGGCCTGCCGACCCTGTTCGGCATCGCCGCCTGGGGCCTGGTGGTCGGCATCGCCATGGTCAAGAGCGGCCTCTCGGTGCCGCAGGCGCTGGGCATGACCCTGCTGGTATTCGCCGGCTCGGCCCAGCTGGCCTCGCTGCCGCTGATCGCCGCCCAGGCCCCGATCTGGGTCATCTTCGCCACCGCCCTGGTGGTCAACCTGCGCTTCGTGATCTTTTCGGCGCTGCTGGCGCCGCATTTCGCCCACCTGCCATGGCGGCAGCGCTTTTATCTCGGTTATATCTCGGGCGACCTGACCGTCGCGCTCTTCCTGCAGCGCTATCCTACCGCGGCGCCAGCGGTCGGAAAATTGTCCTATTTGAAGGGATTGATGTTCCCGAACTGGATCGCCTGGCAGGTCGGCTCCTTCGTCGGCATTTTCCTGGGTAGTGCGGTGCCGGCCGAATGGGGGCTGGGTTTTGCCGGCACGCTCGCCATCCTCTGCATCATGGTGCCGCTGATGATCAATAACGCGGCCCTGTGCG
This portion of the Telluria beijingensis genome encodes:
- a CDS encoding YheT family hydrolase; translated protein: MHYPSPIWLPGGHLQTIYPATCIAKPPVAYRRERWHSADGDFVDLDFVDGQPGRPLVVLFHGLEGSSNSHYARGLMAALGARGWSGVVPHFRGCSGEANLAPRFYHSGDAGEIDWILRALRARHQGVLYAAGVSLGGNALLRWLGESGHGAEFIDAACAVSAPLDLARGGEALSSGFNLLYTRMFLQTLKPKCLAKLEQFPGLFDRAALLAARDLYAFDNVITAPLHGYRDTDDYWHRASARHVLHDITVPTLVLNARNDPFLPGIHLPTSASSAVTLEYPEQGGHVGFAAGRFPGRIDWLPQRILGHFDAVANSRALEPAEPCDAA
- a CDS encoding zinc-finger domain-containing protein: MNQKTMPVVELTAKDLPAYCPNPAMPLWSSHPRVFLDFDHHGEAKCPYCGTGYRLAPGTVVKHH
- a CDS encoding AzlC family ABC transporter permease → MSAEDGQGRHPASIGDAPNREAWSDGFKTGLPTLFGIAAWGLVVGIAMVKSGLSVPQALGMTLLVFAGSAQLASLPLIAAQAPIWVIFATALVVNLRFVIFSALLAPHFAHLPWRQRFYLGYISGDLTVALFLQRYPTAAPAVGKLSYLKGLMFPNWIAWQVGSFVGIFLGSAVPAEWGLGFAGTLAILCIMVPLMINNAALCGVLVSGAISVLAYELPYKLGLLLAVLVGMVTAMVIEETIAKKKVSRG